A DNA window from Corvus cornix cornix isolate S_Up_H32 chromosome 13, ASM73873v5, whole genome shotgun sequence contains the following coding sequences:
- the ABLIM3 gene encoding actin-binding LIM protein 3 isoform X2 — MSTSIPYQQNPYTPGSGSSVIQCYRCGDTCKGEVVRVQSNHFHIRCFTCQVCGCDLAQSGFFFKNQEYICTHDYQQLYGTRCDSCGDFITGEVISALGRTYHPKCFVCSTCRKPFPIGDKVTFSGKDCVCQNCSHSLLSTKPIKIHGPSHCAGCKEEIKQGQSLLALEKQWHVSCFKCQTCGIILTGEYISKDGIPYCESDYHAQFGIKCETCDRYISGRVLEAGGKHYHPTCARCVRCHQMFTEGEEMYLTGSEVWHPICKQAARAEKKLKHRRTSETSISPPGSSIGSPNRVICAKVDNEILNYKDLAALPKIKAIYEVQRPDLISYEPYHRYTSDETLERYSYGESLGTLSPYSQDIFESFDTRQRRASSPGYIDSPTYSRQGMSPTIPRSPHHFYRSGTESGRSSPYYSQLDVRSSTPTSYQAPKHFHIPAAGESNIYRKPPIYKRHDNPSAATKSKTSEDIAQSSKYSPAYSPDPYYHSESEYWSFQGSPKAPRARRFSSGGEEDGYDRGMHKIQSGIGRLILREEMKARSNSYADPWTPPRSSASSREALHTAGYEGSLNGSPRTHYLADSDPLISKSASLPAYRRNGLHRPPSAELFHYDSTNAVNWGMREYKIYPYELLLVKTRGRNQLPKDVDRTRLEAGDALRPPAWPWKVPSSGPASHVSSEAPVPGGILPDLRDDHGRVRPPGAVEEERAEEAGPAVLNAVHYKYIHTYKYIHREISIWQLCMILGAVRGTGALSAPLRVNWSLADRWMLCVSFPSPDCCIDSWVLPRLGVCHCCPTGTQGQGEDFPAAAMVPEAGREQGLGWEVG; from the exons TGTGTGGCTGCGACCTGGCCCAGTCGGGTTTCTTCTTTAAGAACCAGGAGTACATCTGCACCCACGACTACCAGCAGCTCTACGGGACCCGCTGTGACAGCTGTGGGGACTTCATCACCGGCGAGGTCatctctgccctgggcaggacCTACCACCCCAAGTGCTTTgtctgcagcacctgcag GAAGCCGTTCCCCATCGGAGACAAGGTCACATTCAGCGGGAAGGACTGCGTCTGCCAGAACTGCTCCCACTCCCTCCTCAGCACCAAGCCCATCAAGATCCACGGGCCCAGCC ACTGCGCCGGCTGCAAGGAGGAGATCAAGCAGGGCCAGTCCCTGCTGGCCCTGGAGAAGCAGTGGCACGTCAGCTGCTTCAAGTGCCAAACGTGCGGCATCATCCTCACCGGCGAGTACATCAGCAA GGATGGCATCCCGTACTGCGAGTCCGACTACCACGCCCAGTTCGGCATCAAGTGCGAGACCTGTGACCGCTACATCAGCGGCCGTGTCCTGGAG gcaggagggaagcacTACCACCCCACCTGTGCCAGATGTGTGCGCTGCCACCAGATGTtcacagagggagaggagatgTACCTGACAG GCTCTGAAGTGTGGCACCCCATCTGCAAgcaggcagccagagcagagaagaagctgaag cacaGAAGGACGTCGGAAACCTCAATCTCCCCCCCTGGCTCCAGCATCGGCTCCCCAAACCGTGTCATCTGC GCTAAAGTGGATAATGAGATCCTTAATTACAAAGAcctggcagctcttcccaagaTTAAAGCCATCTATGAAGTGCAGCGTCCTGACCTCATTTCCTACGAGCCCTATCACAGATACACATCGGATGAGACGCTGGAGAGATATAGCTATGGGGAG tcCCTGGGGACCCTCTCCCCGTACTCACAG GACATCTTCGAGAGCTTTGACACGCGGCAGAGACGAGCCTCCAGCCCCGGCTACATCGACTCCCCCACCTACAGCCGCCAGGGCATGTCCCCCACCATCCCCAGGTCCCCCCACCATTTCTATCGCTCAG GCACCGAGAGCGGGCGCAGCTCCCCCTACTATAGCCAGTTAGATGTGAGGTCCTCCACTCCAACCTCATACCAAGCGCCCAAGCATTTCCACATCCCAG CCGCTGGCGAGAGTAACATCTACAGGAAGCCCCCCATCTACAAGCGCCACG ACAACCCCTCCGCAGccacaaaaagcaaaaccagcgAGGACATCGCACAGTCATCCAAGTACAGCCCTGCCTACTCCCCGGACCCCTACTACCACTCCGAGTCGGAGTACTGGTCCTTCCAAGGCTCACCCAAAG CTCCCCGGGCCCGGAGGTTCTCGTCAGGTGGTGAAGAGGATGGGTACGACCGGGGCATGCACAAG ATCCAGAGTGGCATCGGGAGGCTGAtcctgagggaggagatgaaGGCTCGCTCCAACTCCTACGCAGACCCCTGGACACCCCCTcgcagctcagccagcagcagagaggccCTGCACACCGCGGGCTACGAGGGCTCCCTCAACGGCT CTCCCCGAACCCACTACCTGGCTGACAGCG ATCCCCTCATTTCTAAGTCGGCCTCCCTCCCTGCCTACAGGAGGAATGGGCTGCACAGG CCTCCCAGCGCGGAGCTTTTCCACTACGACAGCACCAATGCCGTCAACTGGGGGATGCGAG agTACAAG ATTTACCCCTACGAGCTGCTCCTGGTGAAGACGAGGGGGAGGAACCAGCTGCCCAAAGATGTGGACAGGACTCGGTTAGAG gcaggggatGCCCTCAGACCCCCAGCTTGGCCCTGGAAGGTGCCCAGCTCTGGCCCAGCCTCCCATGTCTCCTCAGAGGCACCTGTCCCAGGAGGAATTCTACCAGATCTTCGGGATGACCATGGCCGAGTTCGACCGCCTGGCGCTGTGGAAGAGGAACGAGCTGAAGAAGCAGGCCCGGCTGTTTTAAATGCAGTGCactataaatatatacatacctataaatatatacatagaGAGATCTCTATATGGCAGCTCTGTATGATTCTCGGGGCTGTACGGGGCACAGGGGCCCTCTCTGCACCCCTGAGAGTGAATTGGAGTCTCGCAGATCGTTGGATGCtctgtgtttcctttccttctcctgatTGCTGTATCGATTCCTGGGTTCTCCCCAGACTTGGTGTCTGTCACTGCTGCCCCACAGGGACACAAGGGCAGGGGGAggattttcctgctgcagccatggTGCCTgaggcaggcagagagcagggttTGGGATGGGAGGTGGGATAG
- the ABLIM3 gene encoding actin-binding LIM protein 3 isoform X6, with translation MSTSTVPYQQNPYTPGSGSSVIQCYRCGDTCKGEVVRVQSNHFHIRCFTCQVCGCDLAQSGFFFKNQEYICTHDYQQLYGTRCDSCGDFITGEVISALGRTYHPKCFVCSTCRKPFPIGDKVTFSGKDCVCQNCSHSLLSTKPIKIHGPSHCAGCKEEIKQGQSLLALEKQWHVSCFKCQTCGIILTGEYISKDGIPYCESDYHAQFGIKCETCDRYISGRVLEAGGKHYHPTCARCVRCHQMFTEGEEMYLTGSEVWHPICKQAARAEKKLKHRRTSETSISPPGSSIGSPNRVICSLGTLSPYSQDIFESFDTRQRRASSPGYIDSPTYSRQGMSPTIPRSPHHFYRSGTESGRSSPYYSQLDVRSSTPTSYQAPKHFHIPAAGESNIYRKPPIYKRHDNPSAATKSKTSEDIAQSSKYSPAYSPDPYYHSESEYWSFQGSPKAPRARRFSSGGEEDGYDRGMHKIQSGIGRLILREEMKARSNSYADPWTPPRSSASSREALHTAGYEGSLNGSPRTHYLADSDPLISKSASLPAYRRNGLHRPPSAELFHYDSTNAVNWGMREYKIYPYELLLVKTRGRNQLPKDVDRTRLEAGDALRPPAWPWKVPSSGPASHVSSEAPVPGGILPDLRDDHGRVRPPGAVEEERAEEAGPAVLNAVHYKYIHTYKYIHREISIWQLCMILGAVRGTGALSAPLRVNWSLADRWMLCVSFPSPDCCIDSWVLPRLGVCHCCPTGTQGQGEDFPAAAMVPEAGREQGLGWEVG, from the exons TGTGTGGCTGCGACCTGGCCCAGTCGGGTTTCTTCTTTAAGAACCAGGAGTACATCTGCACCCACGACTACCAGCAGCTCTACGGGACCCGCTGTGACAGCTGTGGGGACTTCATCACCGGCGAGGTCatctctgccctgggcaggacCTACCACCCCAAGTGCTTTgtctgcagcacctgcag GAAGCCGTTCCCCATCGGAGACAAGGTCACATTCAGCGGGAAGGACTGCGTCTGCCAGAACTGCTCCCACTCCCTCCTCAGCACCAAGCCCATCAAGATCCACGGGCCCAGCC ACTGCGCCGGCTGCAAGGAGGAGATCAAGCAGGGCCAGTCCCTGCTGGCCCTGGAGAAGCAGTGGCACGTCAGCTGCTTCAAGTGCCAAACGTGCGGCATCATCCTCACCGGCGAGTACATCAGCAA GGATGGCATCCCGTACTGCGAGTCCGACTACCACGCCCAGTTCGGCATCAAGTGCGAGACCTGTGACCGCTACATCAGCGGCCGTGTCCTGGAG gcaggagggaagcacTACCACCCCACCTGTGCCAGATGTGTGCGCTGCCACCAGATGTtcacagagggagaggagatgTACCTGACAG GCTCTGAAGTGTGGCACCCCATCTGCAAgcaggcagccagagcagagaagaagctgaag cacaGAAGGACGTCGGAAACCTCAATCTCCCCCCCTGGCTCCAGCATCGGCTCCCCAAACCGTGTCATCTGC tcCCTGGGGACCCTCTCCCCGTACTCACAG GACATCTTCGAGAGCTTTGACACGCGGCAGAGACGAGCCTCCAGCCCCGGCTACATCGACTCCCCCACCTACAGCCGCCAGGGCATGTCCCCCACCATCCCCAGGTCCCCCCACCATTTCTATCGCTCAG GCACCGAGAGCGGGCGCAGCTCCCCCTACTATAGCCAGTTAGATGTGAGGTCCTCCACTCCAACCTCATACCAAGCGCCCAAGCATTTCCACATCCCAG CCGCTGGCGAGAGTAACATCTACAGGAAGCCCCCCATCTACAAGCGCCACG ACAACCCCTCCGCAGccacaaaaagcaaaaccagcgAGGACATCGCACAGTCATCCAAGTACAGCCCTGCCTACTCCCCGGACCCCTACTACCACTCCGAGTCGGAGTACTGGTCCTTCCAAGGCTCACCCAAAG CTCCCCGGGCCCGGAGGTTCTCGTCAGGTGGTGAAGAGGATGGGTACGACCGGGGCATGCACAAG ATCCAGAGTGGCATCGGGAGGCTGAtcctgagggaggagatgaaGGCTCGCTCCAACTCCTACGCAGACCCCTGGACACCCCCTcgcagctcagccagcagcagagaggccCTGCACACCGCGGGCTACGAGGGCTCCCTCAACGGCT CTCCCCGAACCCACTACCTGGCTGACAGCG ATCCCCTCATTTCTAAGTCGGCCTCCCTCCCTGCCTACAGGAGGAATGGGCTGCACAGG CCTCCCAGCGCGGAGCTTTTCCACTACGACAGCACCAATGCCGTCAACTGGGGGATGCGAG agTACAAG ATTTACCCCTACGAGCTGCTCCTGGTGAAGACGAGGGGGAGGAACCAGCTGCCCAAAGATGTGGACAGGACTCGGTTAGAG gcaggggatGCCCTCAGACCCCCAGCTTGGCCCTGGAAGGTGCCCAGCTCTGGCCCAGCCTCCCATGTCTCCTCAGAGGCACCTGTCCCAGGAGGAATTCTACCAGATCTTCGGGATGACCATGGCCGAGTTCGACCGCCTGGCGCTGTGGAAGAGGAACGAGCTGAAGAAGCAGGCCCGGCTGTTTTAAATGCAGTGCactataaatatatacatacctataaatatatacatagaGAGATCTCTATATGGCAGCTCTGTATGATTCTCGGGGCTGTACGGGGCACAGGGGCCCTCTCTGCACCCCTGAGAGTGAATTGGAGTCTCGCAGATCGTTGGATGCtctgtgtttcctttccttctcctgatTGCTGTATCGATTCCTGGGTTCTCCCCAGACTTGGTGTCTGTCACTGCTGCCCCACAGGGACACAAGGGCAGGGGGAggattttcctgctgcagccatggTGCCTgaggcaggcagagagcagggttTGGGATGGGAGGTGGGATAG
- the ABLIM3 gene encoding actin-binding LIM protein 3 isoform X4, with the protein MSTSTVPYQQNPYTPGSGSSVIQCYRCGDTCKGEVVRVQSNHFHIRCFTCQVCGCDLAQSGFFFKNQEYICTHDYQQLYGTRCDSCGDFITGEVISALGRTYHPKCFVCSTCRKPFPIGDKVTFSGKDCVCQNCSHSLLSTKPIKIHGPSHCAGCKEEIKQGQSLLALEKQWHVSCFKCQTCGIILTGEYISKDGIPYCESDYHAQFGIKCETCDRYISGRVLEAGGKHYHPTCARCVRCHQMFTEGEEMYLTGSEVWHPICKQAARAEKKLKHRRTSETSISPPGSSIGSPNRVICAKVDNEILNYKDLAALPKIKAIYEVQRPDLISYEPYHRYTSDETLERYSYGESLGTLSPYSQDIFESFDTRQRRASSPGYIDSPTYSRQGMSPTIPRSPHHFYRSAAGESNIYRKPPIYKRHDNPSAATKSKTSEDIAQSSKYSPAYSPDPYYHSESEYWSFQGSPKAPRARRFSSGGEEDGYDRGMHKIQSGIGRLILREEMKARSNSYADPWTPPRSSASSREALHTAGYEGSLNGSPRTHYLADSDPLISKSASLPAYRRNGLHRPPSAELFHYDSTNAVNWGMREYKIYPYELLLVKTRGRNQLPKDVDRTRLEAGDALRPPAWPWKVPSSGPASHVSSEAPVPGGILPDLRDDHGRVRPPGAVEEERAEEAGPAVLNAVHYKYIHTYKYIHREISIWQLCMILGAVRGTGALSAPLRVNWSLADRWMLCVSFPSPDCCIDSWVLPRLGVCHCCPTGTQGQGEDFPAAAMVPEAGREQGLGWEVG; encoded by the exons TGTGTGGCTGCGACCTGGCCCAGTCGGGTTTCTTCTTTAAGAACCAGGAGTACATCTGCACCCACGACTACCAGCAGCTCTACGGGACCCGCTGTGACAGCTGTGGGGACTTCATCACCGGCGAGGTCatctctgccctgggcaggacCTACCACCCCAAGTGCTTTgtctgcagcacctgcag GAAGCCGTTCCCCATCGGAGACAAGGTCACATTCAGCGGGAAGGACTGCGTCTGCCAGAACTGCTCCCACTCCCTCCTCAGCACCAAGCCCATCAAGATCCACGGGCCCAGCC ACTGCGCCGGCTGCAAGGAGGAGATCAAGCAGGGCCAGTCCCTGCTGGCCCTGGAGAAGCAGTGGCACGTCAGCTGCTTCAAGTGCCAAACGTGCGGCATCATCCTCACCGGCGAGTACATCAGCAA GGATGGCATCCCGTACTGCGAGTCCGACTACCACGCCCAGTTCGGCATCAAGTGCGAGACCTGTGACCGCTACATCAGCGGCCGTGTCCTGGAG gcaggagggaagcacTACCACCCCACCTGTGCCAGATGTGTGCGCTGCCACCAGATGTtcacagagggagaggagatgTACCTGACAG GCTCTGAAGTGTGGCACCCCATCTGCAAgcaggcagccagagcagagaagaagctgaag cacaGAAGGACGTCGGAAACCTCAATCTCCCCCCCTGGCTCCAGCATCGGCTCCCCAAACCGTGTCATCTGC GCTAAAGTGGATAATGAGATCCTTAATTACAAAGAcctggcagctcttcccaagaTTAAAGCCATCTATGAAGTGCAGCGTCCTGACCTCATTTCCTACGAGCCCTATCACAGATACACATCGGATGAGACGCTGGAGAGATATAGCTATGGGGAG tcCCTGGGGACCCTCTCCCCGTACTCACAG GACATCTTCGAGAGCTTTGACACGCGGCAGAGACGAGCCTCCAGCCCCGGCTACATCGACTCCCCCACCTACAGCCGCCAGGGCATGTCCCCCACCATCCCCAGGTCCCCCCACCATTTCTATCGCTCAG CCGCTGGCGAGAGTAACATCTACAGGAAGCCCCCCATCTACAAGCGCCACG ACAACCCCTCCGCAGccacaaaaagcaaaaccagcgAGGACATCGCACAGTCATCCAAGTACAGCCCTGCCTACTCCCCGGACCCCTACTACCACTCCGAGTCGGAGTACTGGTCCTTCCAAGGCTCACCCAAAG CTCCCCGGGCCCGGAGGTTCTCGTCAGGTGGTGAAGAGGATGGGTACGACCGGGGCATGCACAAG ATCCAGAGTGGCATCGGGAGGCTGAtcctgagggaggagatgaaGGCTCGCTCCAACTCCTACGCAGACCCCTGGACACCCCCTcgcagctcagccagcagcagagaggccCTGCACACCGCGGGCTACGAGGGCTCCCTCAACGGCT CTCCCCGAACCCACTACCTGGCTGACAGCG ATCCCCTCATTTCTAAGTCGGCCTCCCTCCCTGCCTACAGGAGGAATGGGCTGCACAGG CCTCCCAGCGCGGAGCTTTTCCACTACGACAGCACCAATGCCGTCAACTGGGGGATGCGAG agTACAAG ATTTACCCCTACGAGCTGCTCCTGGTGAAGACGAGGGGGAGGAACCAGCTGCCCAAAGATGTGGACAGGACTCGGTTAGAG gcaggggatGCCCTCAGACCCCCAGCTTGGCCCTGGAAGGTGCCCAGCTCTGGCCCAGCCTCCCATGTCTCCTCAGAGGCACCTGTCCCAGGAGGAATTCTACCAGATCTTCGGGATGACCATGGCCGAGTTCGACCGCCTGGCGCTGTGGAAGAGGAACGAGCTGAAGAAGCAGGCCCGGCTGTTTTAAATGCAGTGCactataaatatatacatacctataaatatatacatagaGAGATCTCTATATGGCAGCTCTGTATGATTCTCGGGGCTGTACGGGGCACAGGGGCCCTCTCTGCACCCCTGAGAGTGAATTGGAGTCTCGCAGATCGTTGGATGCtctgtgtttcctttccttctcctgatTGCTGTATCGATTCCTGGGTTCTCCCCAGACTTGGTGTCTGTCACTGCTGCCCCACAGGGACACAAGGGCAGGGGGAggattttcctgctgcagccatggTGCCTgaggcaggcagagagcagggttTGGGATGGGAGGTGGGATAG
- the ABLIM3 gene encoding actin-binding LIM protein 3 isoform X7, translated as MSTSTVPYQQNPYTPGSGSSVIQCYRCGDTCKGEVVRVQSNHFHIRCFTCQVCGCDLAQSGFFFKNQEYICTHDYQQLYGTRCDSCGDFITGEVISALGRTYHPKCFVCSTCRKPFPIGDKVTFSGKDCVCQNCSHSLLSTKPIKIHGPSHCAGCKEEIKQGQSLLALEKQWHVSCFKCQTCGIILTGEYISKDGIPYCESDYHAQFGIKCETCDRYISGRVLEAGGKHYHPTCARCVRCHQMFTEGEEMYLTGSEVWHPICKQAARAEKKLKHRRTSETSISPPGSSIGSPNRVICDIFESFDTRQRRASSPGYIDSPTYSRQGMSPTIPRSPHHFYRSGTESGRSSPYYSQLDVRSSTPTSYQAPKHFHIPAAGESNIYRKPPIYKRHDNPSAATKSKTSEDIAQSSKYSPAYSPDPYYHSESEYWSFQGSPKAPRARRFSSGGEEDGYDRGMHKIQSGIGRLILREEMKARSNSYADPWTPPRSSASSREALHTAGYEGSLNGSPRTHYLADSDPLISKSASLPAYRRNGLHRPPSAELFHYDSTNAVNWGMREYKIYPYELLLVKTRGRNQLPKDVDRTRLEAGDALRPPAWPWKVPSSGPASHVSSEAPVPGGILPDLRDDHGRVRPPGAVEEERAEEAGPAVLNAVHYKYIHTYKYIHREISIWQLCMILGAVRGTGALSAPLRVNWSLADRWMLCVSFPSPDCCIDSWVLPRLGVCHCCPTGTQGQGEDFPAAAMVPEAGREQGLGWEVG; from the exons TGTGTGGCTGCGACCTGGCCCAGTCGGGTTTCTTCTTTAAGAACCAGGAGTACATCTGCACCCACGACTACCAGCAGCTCTACGGGACCCGCTGTGACAGCTGTGGGGACTTCATCACCGGCGAGGTCatctctgccctgggcaggacCTACCACCCCAAGTGCTTTgtctgcagcacctgcag GAAGCCGTTCCCCATCGGAGACAAGGTCACATTCAGCGGGAAGGACTGCGTCTGCCAGAACTGCTCCCACTCCCTCCTCAGCACCAAGCCCATCAAGATCCACGGGCCCAGCC ACTGCGCCGGCTGCAAGGAGGAGATCAAGCAGGGCCAGTCCCTGCTGGCCCTGGAGAAGCAGTGGCACGTCAGCTGCTTCAAGTGCCAAACGTGCGGCATCATCCTCACCGGCGAGTACATCAGCAA GGATGGCATCCCGTACTGCGAGTCCGACTACCACGCCCAGTTCGGCATCAAGTGCGAGACCTGTGACCGCTACATCAGCGGCCGTGTCCTGGAG gcaggagggaagcacTACCACCCCACCTGTGCCAGATGTGTGCGCTGCCACCAGATGTtcacagagggagaggagatgTACCTGACAG GCTCTGAAGTGTGGCACCCCATCTGCAAgcaggcagccagagcagagaagaagctgaag cacaGAAGGACGTCGGAAACCTCAATCTCCCCCCCTGGCTCCAGCATCGGCTCCCCAAACCGTGTCATCTGC GACATCTTCGAGAGCTTTGACACGCGGCAGAGACGAGCCTCCAGCCCCGGCTACATCGACTCCCCCACCTACAGCCGCCAGGGCATGTCCCCCACCATCCCCAGGTCCCCCCACCATTTCTATCGCTCAG GCACCGAGAGCGGGCGCAGCTCCCCCTACTATAGCCAGTTAGATGTGAGGTCCTCCACTCCAACCTCATACCAAGCGCCCAAGCATTTCCACATCCCAG CCGCTGGCGAGAGTAACATCTACAGGAAGCCCCCCATCTACAAGCGCCACG ACAACCCCTCCGCAGccacaaaaagcaaaaccagcgAGGACATCGCACAGTCATCCAAGTACAGCCCTGCCTACTCCCCGGACCCCTACTACCACTCCGAGTCGGAGTACTGGTCCTTCCAAGGCTCACCCAAAG CTCCCCGGGCCCGGAGGTTCTCGTCAGGTGGTGAAGAGGATGGGTACGACCGGGGCATGCACAAG ATCCAGAGTGGCATCGGGAGGCTGAtcctgagggaggagatgaaGGCTCGCTCCAACTCCTACGCAGACCCCTGGACACCCCCTcgcagctcagccagcagcagagaggccCTGCACACCGCGGGCTACGAGGGCTCCCTCAACGGCT CTCCCCGAACCCACTACCTGGCTGACAGCG ATCCCCTCATTTCTAAGTCGGCCTCCCTCCCTGCCTACAGGAGGAATGGGCTGCACAGG CCTCCCAGCGCGGAGCTTTTCCACTACGACAGCACCAATGCCGTCAACTGGGGGATGCGAG agTACAAG ATTTACCCCTACGAGCTGCTCCTGGTGAAGACGAGGGGGAGGAACCAGCTGCCCAAAGATGTGGACAGGACTCGGTTAGAG gcaggggatGCCCTCAGACCCCCAGCTTGGCCCTGGAAGGTGCCCAGCTCTGGCCCAGCCTCCCATGTCTCCTCAGAGGCACCTGTCCCAGGAGGAATTCTACCAGATCTTCGGGATGACCATGGCCGAGTTCGACCGCCTGGCGCTGTGGAAGAGGAACGAGCTGAAGAAGCAGGCCCGGCTGTTTTAAATGCAGTGCactataaatatatacatacctataaatatatacatagaGAGATCTCTATATGGCAGCTCTGTATGATTCTCGGGGCTGTACGGGGCACAGGGGCCCTCTCTGCACCCCTGAGAGTGAATTGGAGTCTCGCAGATCGTTGGATGCtctgtgtttcctttccttctcctgatTGCTGTATCGATTCCTGGGTTCTCCCCAGACTTGGTGTCTGTCACTGCTGCCCCACAGGGACACAAGGGCAGGGGGAggattttcctgctgcagccatggTGCCTgaggcaggcagagagcagggttTGGGATGGGAGGTGGGATAG